A genomic stretch from Streptomyces sp. QL37 includes:
- a CDS encoding GntR family transcriptional regulator, translating into MTAARPSDAGRPSLRDLAYETLRRRIIEVELQPGERLVERDLATELEVSRIPLREALRLLAADGLVLLVPHRGALVAPFTPGDVRDLFDVRESLESLAARLAAERADEDGLARLADGLEAARAATRAHDRAAIAAANAAFHTDIVELAGNALLSGVMRPLEARMHWLFRLTAQRDPAQQCAEHQRMYEAIAARDADRAARLAHGHVADGRATSLALAEQWSRPDIDPEAIAARRRRGRGDAGKQAGPEA; encoded by the coding sequence GTGACAGCAGCCCGACCGTCCGACGCGGGGCGTCCCTCGTTGCGCGACCTTGCGTACGAGACCCTGCGGCGGCGCATCATCGAGGTCGAACTCCAGCCGGGGGAACGGCTCGTCGAGCGCGACCTGGCCACGGAGCTGGAGGTCTCGCGCATCCCGCTGCGCGAGGCGCTGCGGCTGCTGGCCGCCGACGGACTCGTGCTGCTGGTGCCGCACCGGGGCGCGCTGGTCGCGCCCTTCACGCCGGGCGATGTGCGCGATCTCTTCGACGTACGCGAATCGCTGGAGTCCCTCGCGGCGCGTCTGGCCGCCGAGCGGGCGGACGAGGACGGTCTGGCCCGGCTGGCGGACGGCCTGGAGGCGGCTCGCGCCGCGACCCGCGCGCACGACCGTGCCGCGATCGCCGCGGCCAACGCGGCCTTTCACACCGACATCGTCGAACTGGCCGGCAACGCGCTGCTCAGCGGCGTGATGCGGCCCCTGGAGGCGCGCATGCACTGGCTCTTCCGTCTGACGGCCCAGCGGGACCCCGCCCAGCAGTGTGCGGAACACCAGCGGATGTACGAGGCCATCGCCGCACGCGATGCCGACCGTGCGGCCCGCCTCGCGCACGGGCACGTGGCGGACGGCCGCGCCACCAGCCTCGCCCTCGCGGAACAGTGGTCCCGCCCGGACATCGACCCCGAGGCGATCGCCGCGCGCCGGCGACGCGGACGGGGCGACGCGGGAAAGCAGGCCGGGCCGGAGGCGTGA
- a CDS encoding BMP family protein, which produces MAPSRPLPSPVAVTAAVVSGLLLLTACGGSSAADGGGEDDGTFKVGVLFPGSLSDDGFMGSAHLGYQRAEKQHAGTVEFSKVEQVATADYEKALVRFATTSDLVISLGGQTDADVRNVAARFPQVKFAEIGGPADGKPLANLALYDPQQAEAAFLSGAASALLSRSGTVGFIGGAELPAIVNAAKEFDRGAETADPGVEVLPPQYVGDFNDVAKAKQSALADFGAGADVLGQVLNLGHKGVAQAAGQRDGALIGGPIAHPCGSDPAYAGYVETDIGAEIEYAVDHLVSGDWKAEAVRFGLTFEEPHNDIVLCAETDPAVGEKLDELKRKITAGEITTR; this is translated from the coding sequence GTGGCACCTTCCCGACCTCTCCCCTCCCCCGTCGCGGTGACCGCGGCCGTCGTGTCCGGGCTGCTCCTGCTGACCGCCTGCGGCGGGTCGTCCGCGGCCGACGGCGGGGGCGAGGACGACGGCACGTTCAAGGTCGGCGTCCTCTTCCCTGGTTCGCTCTCCGACGACGGCTTCATGGGCTCGGCCCACCTCGGCTACCAGCGGGCGGAGAAGCAGCACGCCGGCACGGTGGAGTTCAGCAAGGTCGAGCAGGTGGCGACCGCGGACTACGAGAAGGCGCTGGTCCGCTTCGCCACCACCTCCGACCTCGTGATCTCCCTGGGCGGCCAGACCGACGCCGACGTACGCAACGTCGCGGCGCGCTTCCCCCAGGTGAAGTTCGCCGAGATCGGGGGTCCCGCCGACGGCAAACCCCTCGCGAACCTCGCGCTGTACGACCCGCAGCAGGCCGAGGCGGCCTTCCTCTCCGGGGCGGCCTCCGCGCTGCTCTCCAGGAGCGGGACGGTCGGATTCATCGGCGGCGCGGAACTCCCGGCGATCGTGAACGCCGCCAAGGAGTTCGACAGGGGCGCGGAGACCGCCGACCCGGGCGTCGAGGTCCTCCCTCCGCAGTACGTCGGGGACTTCAACGACGTCGCCAAGGCCAAGCAGTCCGCGCTCGCCGACTTCGGTGCCGGCGCGGATGTCCTGGGGCAGGTCCTCAACCTCGGCCACAAGGGCGTCGCCCAGGCGGCCGGCCAGCGCGACGGAGCACTCATCGGCGGACCGATCGCCCACCCGTGCGGCAGCGATCCCGCCTACGCCGGGTATGTCGAGACGGACATCGGCGCGGAGATCGAGTACGCCGTGGATCACCTGGTCTCCGGCGACTGGAAGGCGGAGGCCGTCCGCTTCGGGCTGACCTTCGAGGAGCCGCACAACGACATCGTGCTCTGCGCCGAAACCGATCCGGCGGTGGGCGAGAAGCTCGACGAGCTGAAGCGGAAGATCACGGCCGGCGAGATCACCACCCGATGA
- a CDS encoding ABC transporter ATP-binding protein, with the protein MNTAAPALEMTGLTKSFGTMRALDEVDLVVEAGTVHCVLGENGAGKSTLCHVVGGSLVPDEGGLRLYGSPYAPRRPADALAAGIAMVHQHFSLVPTLTVGENLRLLRLKNLPRRVARVRDEYGLDLDLGARVSELPVGVRQRAEIVKALLREPRLLVLDEPTGVLGPAETDALLATCRRIADSGHAVVLVTHKLGEVARAGDAATVLRGGRVSGGGPLAELPPERLVPLMIGRPADSLDAGLAGTIGLAADEGVRETGGEAPEAGASGGRREASGPAPRALRLRDVSVRRPDGTTALDGVCLDVGHGEIVGIAGVEGNGQSELMALLGGSLAPAAGRVELGGRNVTRAAPRERSRAGLGVVPEDRLHEGCVPPLRVADNLFLGRLERFRRYGVLLDRRAMDRAAESVLTEHGIRAGGPGALMSSLSGGNQQKVVLARELALDPLICLAAAQPTRGLDIGAVGAVHSRIRGAAASGTGVLVVSSELSELLVLCDRITVAYRGKLLGPVDPAEPDARERIGALMLGAHAPDSGAESAVRTAAES; encoded by the coding sequence ATGAACACCGCCGCTCCCGCACTGGAGATGACCGGGCTCACCAAGTCCTTCGGCACGATGCGGGCCCTGGACGAGGTGGACCTCGTCGTGGAGGCCGGCACCGTCCACTGCGTGCTCGGCGAGAACGGCGCGGGCAAGTCGACCCTGTGCCACGTCGTGGGTGGCTCCCTGGTCCCGGACGAGGGCGGCCTCCGCCTGTACGGCTCGCCCTACGCCCCCCGCCGGCCCGCCGACGCGCTCGCCGCCGGGATCGCCATGGTGCACCAGCACTTCAGCCTCGTACCCACCCTGACCGTCGGCGAGAACCTGCGCCTGCTGCGGCTGAAGAACCTGCCGCGCCGGGTGGCGCGCGTCCGCGATGAGTACGGACTCGATCTGGACCTCGGCGCGCGGGTGAGCGAGCTGCCCGTCGGTGTGCGCCAGCGGGCCGAGATCGTCAAGGCCCTGCTGCGGGAGCCGCGGCTCCTGGTGCTGGACGAGCCGACGGGCGTCCTGGGGCCGGCCGAGACGGACGCGCTGCTGGCGACCTGCCGCCGGATCGCCGATTCGGGTCATGCGGTGGTCCTGGTGACGCACAAGCTCGGTGAGGTGGCCCGGGCCGGGGACGCGGCGACCGTGCTGCGCGGCGGCCGGGTGTCCGGTGGCGGACCGCTGGCCGAACTGCCGCCGGAGCGGCTGGTGCCGCTGATGATCGGCCGGCCCGCCGACTCGCTGGACGCGGGGCTCGCCGGGACGATCGGGCTGGCCGCCGACGAGGGCGTCCGGGAGACAGGCGGGGAGGCCCCGGAGGCAGGTGCCTCCGGGGGCCGTCGGGAGGCGTCCGGCCCTGCGCCGCGGGCGCTGCGTCTGCGCGATGTCAGCGTACGGCGCCCGGACGGGACCACCGCCCTGGACGGCGTCTGTCTGGACGTCGGACACGGGGAGATCGTCGGGATCGCCGGGGTCGAGGGAAACGGCCAGAGCGAGCTCATGGCTCTGCTCGGCGGCTCCCTCGCGCCCGCCGCGGGGCGGGTGGAGCTCGGCGGGCGGAACGTCACACGTGCGGCACCGCGCGAGCGGAGCCGGGCGGGACTCGGCGTGGTTCCCGAGGACCGGCTCCACGAGGGGTGTGTGCCGCCCCTGCGGGTGGCCGACAACCTGTTCCTCGGCCGGCTCGAACGGTTCCGCCGCTACGGGGTGCTCCTGGACCGGCGGGCCATGGACCGCGCCGCGGAGTCGGTGCTCACCGAGCACGGCATCCGGGCCGGCGGCCCGGGAGCCCTGATGTCGTCACTGTCCGGCGGCAACCAGCAGAAGGTCGTGCTGGCACGGGAGTTGGCGCTCGACCCGCTGATCTGCCTGGCCGCGGCCCAGCCCACCCGCGGCCTGGACATCGGAGCGGTGGGCGCGGTGCACTCCCGTATCCGTGGCGCGGCCGCGTCGGGGACCGGCGTGCTGGTGGTCTCCAGCGAGCTGTCCGAACTCCTCGTCCTGTGCGACCGGATCACCGTGGCGTACCGGGGGAAGCTGCTGGGTCCCGTCGACCCGGCCGAGCCGGACGCGCGGGAACGGATCGGCGCTCTGATGCTCGGCGCGCACGCGCCGGACTCCGGAGCGGAGAGCGCGGTCCGCACCGCCGCCGAGAGCTGA